From Actinopolyspora lacussalsi, a single genomic window includes:
- a CDS encoding AhpD family alkylhydroperoxidase (product_source=TIGR00778; cog=COG2128; pfam=PF02627; superfamily=69118; tigrfam=TIGR00778), which translates to MTEQRMNLAEITPEVYRAMRNLEQSIQEELKRAGVEKEIYELVKIRASQLNGCAFCLDMHLSDSRELGISQQRLDVLPAWREVELYSERERAALELAEAVTLVSESHVDDEVWQRVRETFSEAEAAVLTWAATGINSWNRLAITSRAQPPRRGRAEGAD; encoded by the coding sequence ATGACCGAACAACGCATGAACCTCGCCGAAATCACCCCGGAGGTCTACCGGGCGATGCGGAACCTGGAGCAGTCGATCCAGGAGGAGCTGAAACGAGCCGGCGTGGAGAAGGAGATCTACGAACTGGTCAAGATCCGGGCCTCGCAGCTCAACGGCTGCGCGTTCTGCCTGGACATGCACCTGTCGGACTCGCGCGAGCTCGGCATCTCCCAACAACGGCTCGACGTGCTGCCCGCCTGGCGGGAGGTGGAGCTCTACTCCGAGCGGGAACGCGCGGCGCTGGAACTGGCCGAGGCGGTCACCCTCGTGAGTGAGAGCCACGTCGACGACGAGGTGTGGCAGCGGGTGCGCGAGACTTTCTCCGAGGCGGAGGCGGCCGTGTTGACCTGGGCCGCCACGGGGATCAACAGCTGGAACCGGCTGGCGATAACCTCGCGCGCGCAGCCGCCGCGGCGGGGTCGGGCCGAGGGAGCGGACTGA
- a CDS encoding GntR family transcriptional regulator/MocR family aminotransferase (product_source=KO:K00375; cath_funfam=1.10.10.10,3.40.640.10; cog=COG1167; ko=KO:K00375; pfam=PF00155,PF00392; smart=SM00345; superfamily=46785,53383), which translates to MRDDRSSSDRSGPGGIDLHLDPRARVGSGELAASLRTAIREDRLPPGSRVPSTRDLAGDLGVSRGTVTRAYELLVAEGLLLTRQGASTVVADTEPPTRRHARESPVRRPTDLHWDLRPGKPDLSMFPRSDWLVAQRRALRHVPAAELDYGHPAGHPLLREALAEYLGRVRGVSTSPERIAVFGGYSQALRVLAEVLLRRGTPSVDFEDPSLPKLREIAGEAGLRVNGVPLDESGFDPRGSHSPVLVVTPAHQYPLGVTMSAARRAELSRLARTEDRLVVEDDYDGEFRFDREPVGALQRWAPEQVIYAGTASKTLAPGLRLAWLALPERLVEPVRERKADGDRTPPVTEQLTLAEMLRSGSYDQHVRRCRAGYERRRRRIVAALTESKVRHELYPAGIAAGLHLTLRLAPEGLSEQRVLRRLRRHSVAVEGLAEHWMDDRRRQEGLVIGYAAPPGHAFGPALRTLLRVLSES; encoded by the coding sequence ATGCGTGACGACAGGTCCAGTTCGGATCGCTCCGGACCGGGTGGCATCGACCTCCACCTGGATCCGCGGGCGAGAGTGGGCAGCGGCGAGCTGGCGGCCTCGCTGCGAACCGCGATCCGCGAGGACAGGCTCCCGCCGGGAAGCAGAGTTCCCTCCACCCGGGACCTGGCCGGCGATCTCGGAGTGTCCCGGGGCACCGTCACCCGCGCCTACGAACTGCTAGTGGCCGAGGGGTTGCTCCTCACCCGACAGGGGGCCTCGACCGTCGTCGCCGACACCGAGCCCCCGACCCGCAGGCACGCTAGGGAGTCACCGGTCCGGCGACCCACCGACCTCCACTGGGACCTGCGCCCGGGGAAACCGGATCTGAGCATGTTCCCCCGTTCCGACTGGCTGGTCGCCCAGCGACGCGCGCTCCGCCACGTGCCCGCGGCTGAGCTCGACTACGGCCACCCGGCCGGCCATCCGCTGCTGCGGGAGGCGTTGGCCGAGTACCTGGGGAGGGTTCGGGGAGTTAGCACCTCACCGGAGCGGATCGCCGTGTTCGGCGGTTACAGCCAGGCCCTGCGGGTCCTCGCGGAGGTACTGCTGCGGCGCGGGACGCCTTCGGTGGACTTCGAGGACCCGTCGCTGCCGAAGTTGCGCGAGATCGCGGGCGAGGCGGGTCTGCGGGTGAACGGGGTCCCGCTGGACGAGTCAGGCTTCGATCCGCGTGGTTCGCACAGCCCCGTCCTCGTGGTGACACCGGCACACCAGTACCCGCTGGGCGTGACCATGTCCGCGGCACGACGCGCCGAACTGAGCAGGCTCGCGCGAACCGAGGACAGGCTGGTCGTCGAGGACGACTACGACGGCGAGTTCCGGTTCGACCGCGAACCGGTCGGGGCGCTGCAGCGGTGGGCACCGGAACAGGTGATCTACGCCGGAACGGCGAGCAAAACCCTGGCGCCCGGACTTCGGCTCGCCTGGCTGGCGTTGCCGGAGCGACTGGTGGAGCCGGTGCGCGAACGCAAGGCCGACGGCGATCGAACACCCCCGGTGACGGAACAACTCACCCTCGCCGAGATGCTGCGCTCCGGAAGCTACGATCAACATGTGCGGCGCTGCCGGGCCGGTTACGAGCGACGGCGACGGCGGATCGTGGCCGCGCTCACCGAATCCAAGGTGCGCCACGAGCTGTATCCCGCGGGGATCGCGGCAGGCCTGCACCTGACGCTGCGACTGGCTCCGGAAGGGCTTTCCGAACAACGGGTGCTGCGACGACTGCGTCGGCACTCCGTGGCGGTGGAAGGTCTCGCCGAACACTGGATGGACGACCGGCGGCGACAGGAAGGTCTGGTGATCGGTTACGCCGCTCCGCCGGGACACGCGTTCGGGCCGGCGCTGCGAACGTTGTTACGTGTTCTGTCGGAGAGTTGA